The genomic window TAGTCCTGGAGAAGTTCCGGTTTTATTTCTCTATTATTACTTTCTTCCTGTTTTATTTTATTTCTTATTTCAGTCAACTTTATCTTAAGATTATATTTCTTAATTGCATTTATTGAACGAGTTGTTGTCTCTTCATCAGAATAGATTACATCCTTTAATACAATCTGTGACAATAGATTTATTATTTTTTGGTCTTCGAGCCTATCGATTATTTTCTGGATATTAACCTTCTCACCCTCTTCAAACAAACTCTTTATGACCATTACAATTTCTTTATGTTCCTTAATTTTAAAATCATTAATACCTATTTCTGAAAATATTTTTTCTATTTTTTTATTTTCATTAACCATGCTTCCTATCAATATTTTCTCAGCATTTATATGTGTAGATTCAACAATATTTTTTGCTGATAAATTGGGTAGAGTCCTGTTTCCTCTTCGGAAACGATTTAAATCCTTTAGAATTACTTCCTCTTCCAATCCTAATTTTTCAGCTATTTTTTTCACTTCAATATTTATCTCCAATGGACTCTCAATATTGTTTAAATCTTCAAAAAGTCCTTTCACAATTTCAATTTTACCTTCACTACTTTTATAATTATGTTGCTGCATTAATACCTTTAATTTATAATCGATTAAAGGTAAAGCATTTTTTATCAAATTATCAAAATATTCTTTTCCTTTTTTTAATAAAATATCGGCAGGGTCACTTTCGGCTGGCAGGGATAGAATTCTAACTTTTAATCCAACCTTTTTTATTAGATTTAGACTTCTCAGGGTTGCATTCTTTCCAGCAGTATCTGAATCAAATGCTATTATAACCTCATCTGCATACCTTCTTATTAAGTCTATTTGCCTGGTAGTTAAGGCGGTTCCTAAAGAACCCACAGCATTTTCTACCCCATACTGATGAGACATTAATACATCGGTATATCCTTCCATTATAATAATTTGATTTTTCTGTCTAATACTTTTCTTTGCCTGGAATAAACCATATAAGTGCTGTCCCTTGCTGTAAACGGCGGTTTCAGGAGAATTAATATATTTTGGTAAAGAATCATCCAATACTCTTCCCCCAAATGCAATAATTTTACCCTGTAAATTCATTATTGGAAATATAACTCTTCCACGAAAGTAATCTATTGTATTATTACTTTTTCTACTTTTTACAGCTAAGCCGGCTTTGATAACATCTTGTATTTTATATTTTTTTTGGATAAATATTTTAATTAAATTATCATATCCAGGTATAGCATAACCAATGTGGTATTTTTGAATAATTTCTTTTTTAAAATGTCTATTTGCCAAATATTTTATTGCATTTTTTCCATTTTGTTTAAATAAATTTTGCTGGAAGTATTTATCAGCAATTTCATTTAAACTCAAAATAACTTCCTTATCTTTATTGATAATATTATCCTGGTTACGGGCAGTAGGCAATTGAATTCCTGCTTTGTCTGCTAATAATTTTACTGCTTCCGGAAAGTTAACTTTCTCTATTTTCATGATAAAACTAAAAACATTTCCACCTTCTCCACATCCAAAACAGTGAAATATTTGCTTTTCGCTATCTACCATAAATGAAGGAGTTTTTTCCTGATGAAAAGGACATAAACCTTTATGTCCTTTACCGCTGGGTTTTAATGGAACATATTCTGAAATTATTTCCGTAATATCCAGCCTATTTCTAATTTCGTCTAAAATTTCTTCAGAATATTTCACATTAATGTTCCCCTTCTAACATTCTTATTAAAATTATTTATTATTTGTATTATTTTAGGATTGTTTTATTTCCTGCTATAATTATTTACAACGGGTCAGCTTCAAAACCCTTTTTATTTCTAAAAAAAATCATTCTTATCAGAATAATCAGTATAAAGACTGATACGAATGATTTTTTAACATAGAATTAAATAATTTGAAATCTTTTATATATTTTCAAAAAAGATGTTCATAATCTTTATTGCCTTGAGCCATTCTATCCACTTTACCATATTTACCGCCCCCACCTGCTAATAATGATAACTTACCTTCTCTGGCTGCAATAATATCTCTGGCTATTTTAAATCCAACTACCTTACTTATTTCCTGATAAGTCGCCTTATGCAAAATATTCATTTCTGTACCGAAATATCTGAATAATTTTTCTAACGTCTTTTTCCCAACTCCGGGAACAAATTCCAACGCAACCTGATGGCAATATGGAGAACGATGTGTGGGTGAAATAGATTGTCTCCCCTCTGAAATATCAATTATTCTATCAAGAACACCCCTTGTTACCTTTTTACTTCCACATATCTGGCAATGGAAAATCGGTGGGGGACCGTTTGTAGTACTATTGCATTCCTCACAATAGGTGCGATGATATTTGCCCAGCTTTGGGTCAAGACCATAATTAATGACAACTTTTCTGTTGTTTTCTCTTCTAAAAGCCATTAATAATTCTTTAAAAGATGGATTCTGCATGCTGATTACATTATATTCACGACCAATCTTGGGAAGTGAATGAGCATCAGAATTAGTTAAGAAAGAAAATTTTTCTAAATCTTCTAAATGGTCTGCTAAAAACGTATCTGCACTTAAACCTAATTCAACAGCAGGTATTTTTTCAATTGTAGCAAGCGTAAACATTTCCTTTAACCTGGCAACACAGCTGCCATAAACACTTTTATGAGGTGTAAAAATGTGAGCAGGAATCATAATACCACCGATATTATTTACTTCATTAAAAAATTCCTGTGCACTTATTCCACTGTTTTGGGAGCTTAAATTGAGATTAGTTATTACCCCTTTCATTTTTCTGCTAAACTCTCTGATATCAGCAAAATAAGGGAAAAAAGCTATCTGATGGGATAATCCTCTATTTTTTTCCCTGGTCTCAATCTCAGAGCCAAGAATAATCGTAACTGTATCCCTGTAGATCAATCCCCCATCTTTAAGTTCCCTCATTTCACCGCTGCCAATCAACTTTTCAATATCTTTAATAACTCTCGGTGATGCACAATCCACTATTCCTACTATATCAATCCCTTTTCTTTTAAGACATTCTCTTGCAATATTTTCAAAAGTCAATTTCCTTGAGGCAGTTATTTTAACCGGTAAATCATTACTGTCTCGGCCAATATGGACATGAAGATCTGCAAAGTATTGGTTTTGTTTTTTATTTTGGTTCATCTGTTCAGCCACCAAAGTATCCCGATTAAAGTTTTAGCATCCCTAATCTTATTATTTTTTAATAATGATATTATGTTTTTCCTGTCATACTCTATTATTTCAATAAATTCATCATTGTCAGTGTTAGTTTTTGTTTTTTTCAGATTCCAGGCAAAAAAGAGAGTTAATTTTTCATTACAAAAACCAGGTGCCGAGTAAAATTCATATACTTTTTCCCAATTTTTTGCTTGATAGCCGGTCTCTTCTTCCAACTCACGTTGGGCACAATTTAATCTACTCTCCTGTGGTTCAAGAGTTCCAGCAGGTAGTTCCAGTAAAACATCTTCAATGGCTTTTCTAAATTGTCTAACCATAATAACATTTTCCTGTTTACCCTGTGCCAATACAACTACTGCACCTGGATGATCAATAATTTCACGAGTAGACCTTTTTCCATCAGGGAGAGTAACTTCATCTTTTCTAAGATTCACAACTCTCCCGTTATAGATGATTTCAGATTTAATGGTTTTTTCTGTCATATTTTCAAAATTAATCATTTTTTAATATCTTTATTAGCTAATTCTCCTCCTTTTTCAATTGCCTTTTTATTTAATTCAACTATTTTTTTTGATTTTTTCCCAAGAGTGTCCTCTAAAGCCTTTATTATTGATTCGACTTTTATGCTTTTCTTTGCAGCAAGATATGCACCAAGGGCTACCATATTAGCTACTCTGATATTTCCCAATTCATTTGCAATCTCATTAGCAGGAACTTTTAGAACCTGTACATCATTGCGTTTAACATCCTGGGATATCAATGATTGGTTTATTATTATTGTACCACCTGTTTCAACCTCAGGTTCAAATTTATCTAAAGAAGGCTTGTTCATTGCAATGAGGGTCTTGGGATTAGTGACCACTGGTGATGCTACATCATCTGAAGATATAATAACCGTACAGTTTGCAGTTCCACCCCGCATTTCCGGTCCATAGGAAGGCATCCATGCAACTTTTTTCCCTTCTAACATACCTGCATAGGCAATAAGACGTCCCATCAGAAGAACACCCTGTCCGCCAAATCCGGCAATTATTATTTCATCTAACATCTTAGGACACCTCCTCTGAATTTTTAAACTCTCCCAATGGATAATAGGGAATCATATTTTTGTCCAGCCATTCATTGGCTTCCCTTGGACTTAATCCCCAATTGGTCGGGCACGTAGACAATACCTCTACCAGTGAAAACCCCTTGCCATCTATCTGGAATTGAAAGGCTTTTTTAATTGCCTTTTTAGCTTTTACAATATAGGCAGGCTTGGTTAAAGCTACCCTGGAAATATAAGCAGGGGATTTCAGAGTTGATAGCAATTCACACATTCTTATTGGCATCCCCATAGTTTTTGAGTCTCGACCGTAGGGTGAAGTCTGTGTAATTTGACCTTCTAATGTTGTCGGGGCCATCTGTCCTCCTGTCATTCCATAGATGGCATTATTAACAAAAACAACTGTAATTTTTTCACCTCTATTGGCAGCATGTATTATTTCAGCTGTCCCAATTGAAGCCAAATCACCATCACCCTGATAAGAAAAAACATAATTATCTGGTTTGGCTCTCTTGATACCTGTAGCAGTAGCCGGAGCTCTACCATGAGCCGCAACTATCATATCGCAATCAAAAAATAAATAGGCAAATACAGAACATCCTACCGGTGCAACCCCGATAGTTTTCTCCCTGATATCCAATTCATCTATCACCTCTGCAATTAATCGATGAATAATTCCATGATGACACCCTGGACAGTAAGTAAAAGGAATATCCACTAAAGATTTTGGTCTTGAAAATACTTTATTCATAAACTTTTTCACCTCCATTATTTTTATCAGCAAAAATTACTATAACTTTGAGTGAGTTTTACTTTTTAATTATTTTTTTTACTTCCTCCAATAATTCTTTTGGAGATATTACAACACCGCCGGTTCTGCCATAGAAGCTTATCTTAGCTTTACCTTCAACTGCTAATTTCACATCTTCAACCATTTGCCCTAAACTCATTTCGGTAACTAATATGTGTTTT from Atribacterota bacterium includes these protein-coding regions:
- the dnaG gene encoding DNA primase; amino-acid sequence: MKYSEEILDEIRNRLDITEIISEYVPLKPSGKGHKGLCPFHQEKTPSFMVDSEKQIFHCFGCGEGGNVFSFIMKIEKVNFPEAVKLLADKAGIQLPTARNQDNIINKDKEVILSLNEIADKYFQQNLFKQNGKNAIKYLANRHFKKEIIQKYHIGYAIPGYDNLIKIFIQKKYKIQDVIKAGLAVKSRKSNNTIDYFRGRVIFPIMNLQGKIIAFGGRVLDDSLPKYINSPETAVYSKGQHLYGLFQAKKSIRQKNQIIIMEGYTDVLMSHQYGVENAVGSLGTALTTRQIDLIRRYADEVIIAFDSDTAGKNATLRSLNLIKKVGLKVRILSLPAESDPADILLKKGKEYFDNLIKNALPLIDYKLKVLMQQHNYKSSEGKIEIVKGLFEDLNNIESPLEINIEVKKIAEKLGLEEEVILKDLNRFRRGNRTLPNLSAKNIVESTHINAEKILIGSMVNENKKIEKIFSEIGINDFKIKEHKEIVMVIKSLFEEGEKVNIQKIIDRLEDQKIINLLSQIVLKDVIYSDEETTTRSINAIKKYNLKIKLTEIRNKIKQEESNNREIKPELLQDYQNILHKIKTLV
- a CDS encoding endonuclease Q family protein — its product is MNQNKKQNQYFADLHVHIGRDSNDLPVKITASRKLTFENIARECLKRKGIDIVGIVDCASPRVIKDIEKLIGSGEMRELKDGGLIYRDTVTIILGSEIETREKNRGLSHQIAFFPYFADIREFSRKMKGVITNLNLSSQNSGISAQEFFNEVNNIGGIMIPAHIFTPHKSVYGSCVARLKEMFTLATIEKIPAVELGLSADTFLADHLEDLEKFSFLTNSDAHSLPKIGREYNVISMQNPSFKELLMAFRRENNRKVVINYGLDPKLGKYHRTYCEECNSTTNGPPPIFHCQICGSKKVTRGVLDRIIDISEGRQSISPTHRSPYCHQVALEFVPGVGKKTLEKLFRYFGTEMNILHKATYQEISKVVGFKIARDIIAAREGKLSLLAGGGGKYGKVDRMAQGNKDYEHLF
- a CDS encoding NUDIX hydrolase, which codes for MINFENMTEKTIKSEIIYNGRVVNLRKDEVTLPDGKRSTREIIDHPGAVVVLAQGKQENVIMVRQFRKAIEDVLLELPAGTLEPQESRLNCAQRELEEETGYQAKNWEKVYEFYSAPGFCNEKLTLFFAWNLKKTKTNTDNDEFIEIIEYDRKNIISLLKNNKIRDAKTLIGILWWLNR
- a CDS encoding 2-oxoacid:acceptor oxidoreductase family protein; amino-acid sequence: MLDEIIIAGFGGQGVLLMGRLIAYAGMLEGKKVAWMPSYGPEMRGGTANCTVIISSDDVASPVVTNPKTLIAMNKPSLDKFEPEVETGGTIIINQSLISQDVKRNDVQVLKVPANEIANELGNIRVANMVALGAYLAAKKSIKVESIIKALEDTLGKKSKKIVELNKKAIEKGGELANKDIKK
- a CDS encoding thiamine pyrophosphate-dependent enzyme, with protein sequence MNKVFSRPKSLVDIPFTYCPGCHHGIIHRLIAEVIDELDIREKTIGVAPVGCSVFAYLFFDCDMIVAAHGRAPATATGIKRAKPDNYVFSYQGDGDLASIGTAEIIHAANRGEKITVVFVNNAIYGMTGGQMAPTTLEGQITQTSPYGRDSKTMGMPIRMCELLSTLKSPAYISRVALTKPAYIVKAKKAIKKAFQFQIDGKGFSLVEVLSTCPTNWGLSPREANEWLDKNMIPYYPLGEFKNSEEVS